GTAATAATAATCAATAAAAAATCTGGTGTTGATTTTTTAATGTTCAAGTGATACACCCCATACCAAGTATTAGAGGCACACTATTTATATTGTAAAAATTGAGTATCCACTATGTACAAGCCTCTATTTTAGCTTATGCACAGCATTGATGAACATGTCTCCTCTTTCTTCAAAAGTTTTGAATTGATCCCAACTAGCACAAGCAGGGGATAAAAGGATGATGTCACCAGACTCTGAATTGGAGTATGCTTCTACTACAGCCTCTTCCACATTATCGACACGTTTAACCACTTGTATTCCAGACTCATTTGCCACACGCTCAATTTTCTCAGCGGACTCACCAAATGTAATGACCACTTTCACATGATTAAAATACTTCTTTAGTTCATCAAATTCATTTCCTCTGTCAAGACCTCCTGCTAGAAGGATCGTTGGTTCTTGAAAAGACTTTAATGCTTTAGAAGTAGCTAAAATATTCGTTGCTTTAGAATCGTTATAAAAGCGACGTCCATTGATCTCATTAACAAATTGCAACCGGTGCTTGACCCCCTCAAAAGAAGCAAGAACCTTTTGAATTGCCCTATTGGAAACGCCCTTCGTTTTAACTGCAGCTATCGCAGCCAAAATATTTTCCAAGCTATGTTCACCAGGTAAGATAATATCTTTTAAACAAACCACTTGTTCTTTTTGATAATAAATCGAACCATCCTCCACATACAAATCTGATAGCTGGTCATCCTTTGTTGTAAAAAAAGATTTTTTGTCCACTACTAGCTGCGATTAAATTGGTAACTGCTTGATCATTTTTATTACCAATAGAAATGTCATCTTCTGTTTGATTTAAGAATATCTTTTGCTTAGCACGTTCATAGTTTTTTCGAGTATGATGATAGTCTAAATGAGCATCAAAAATATTTAATAAAACAGCCACTTTTGGTTTAAAAGTGCTTGTTCCTTCCAGTTGAAAAGAAGATAACTCCATAACTAAAATATTGTTATCTGTTGCTTTCTGTGCTACTTCACAAGCAACGAGTCCAATATTTCCAGCCATTAGAGGCTCCTTCCCATCTTCTTTTAACATTTCATATATGAGTGTCGTAGTAGTTGTCTTCCCGTTTGATCCAGTAATAGCAATAATCTCTGCATCGCATATTTGATAAGCAAGTTCTACTTCCGTAAAGATAGGTATGTTTTTAGCTAGCGCTTGTTCAATTACTGGATTTGAATAAGGAATACCTGGATTCTTGACAACCACTTCAATTTGTTCATCCTGAATGATATTTTCGGGGTGACTACCACATATCACCTTTATTCCTATCTTCTTTAATTCAATGGCATGTTCATTTCTGCTGCTGAATCATTTACAACTACATCTGCACCTAGCTTATGTAATAATTTCGCTGCTGCTAATCCACTTTTTGCAAGACCTAATACGAGTACTTTTTTCTGACTATATTTTTCTATATGCTTCAATTACAACCACACCTCAATATAAATTCCACACATCGCAAGTAACAATCCAGCTATCCAAAACGTCACGACAACTCTCCACTCGGACCACCCTATCAGCTCATAATGATGGTGCAGCGGACTCATTTTAAACACTCTTTTTCCTGTTGTTTTAAAAGAAATCACTTGAATAATAACCGATAACGTTTCTGCAACAAATACGCCACCAACGATAATTAATAAAAGTTCAAGTTTAGTAAGAATAGCAACTGCAACAATAGAGCCCCCTAATGCTAACGAACCAGTATCACCCATGAACACTTTTGCTGGGTGGGCGTTAAAGACTAAAAATCCTAACACTGCGCCTACAACAGCAACAGAAAAGATCGCTACATCATATTGGGACCCGTTCCATGCTAAAACAGCAAAAGCTCCAAAAGCAATTGCTGGCGTTCCTGATAACAAACCATCTAAACCATCAGTTAAATTAACAGCATTCGATCCACCTACAAGCATAAGAATAACAATAAACATATAAAATACTCCTGTATCAAAGCTAAAATCAGTTCCTGGTATATGTATCAAGGTAGATCCTTCCATCGAACGATAGACAATATAGAAAATAACCGCAATGATTATTTGTCCAATCAGTTTTTGCCTTGATGTCAATCCTAGATTACGTTTCATAATGACTTTAATATAATCATCTAAAAAGCCTAGCAAACCATAACCAAGTAACACAAATAACAGTAAAAACATTTCCAACTCTGGTTGAAAAAAGGTATAAGTCATGATTAAAGTTGCAAAAAATATCGCAATAATAAACACAATTCCCCCCATGGTTGGGGTACCTGTTTTTGCTTGATGAGATTTGGGACCTTCATCACGTATACTTTGACCAAATTTTAACCTTCTTAAAAAAGGAATAAAAAAGGGCAGGAGGAGAACAGTGACGAGAAAACTTACTAAAATAGTAAATAAGATCACTTGTTGTAGCATCCATTATACCCTCCTATCTTTATAAAAATATGACATGTTGCTCTATAAAACTCCATTATTGTATCCACTCTTCCTTGCTAAATTTTCATCTATTCGAACGGGTTTTAAAATCTTTTTCCTTCTAATATTTCGATGGCGACAGCACGATCATCAAATGAATAAGTTTCATTCCCAATAATTTGGTATGTTTCGTGTCCTTTACCAGCAATGAGGACAACATCTTCTCTTGTTGCTTTACTCAGAGCAAATTCAATTGCCTCTTTTCGACTCTCAATCAAGTGGTATTTCTCCCCCCTTCACTCCTGCTTCCATATCGATAAGGATAGACTTTGGGTCCTCTCTTCTTGGATTATCAGAGGTGAAGATGGCATAATCAGCTTTCTCTACTGCAATTCTCGCCATTTTTGGCCGTTTAAGTTTATCTCGTTCTCCTCCACAACCAATCACAACGTAAA
This portion of the Bacillus carboniphilus genome encodes:
- the mraY gene encoding phospho-N-acetylmuramoyl-pentapeptide-transferase, translating into MLQQVILFTILVSFLVTVLLLPFFIPFLRRLKFGQSIRDEGPKSHQAKTGTPTMGGIVFIIAIFFATLIMTYTFFQPELEMFLLLFVLLGYGLLGFLDDYIKVIMKRNLGLTSRQKLIGQIIIAVIFYIVYRSMEGSTLIHIPGTDFSFDTGVFYMFIVILMLVGGSNAVNLTDGLDGLLSGTPAIAFGAFAVLAWNGSQYDVAIFSVAVVGAVLGFLVFNAHPAKVFMGDTGSLALGGSIVAVAILTKLELLLIIVGGVFVAETLSVIIQVISFKTTGKRVFKMSPLHHHYELIGWSEWRVVVTFWIAGLLLAMCGIYIEVWL